A segment of the Bacteroidia bacterium genome:
ATAAAATATCAACTTTGTCTTTCATCTTTTGAAGATGAGCAAGAATCCTCATGCAATTGTTGGGCAACTTTTTTTGAGAAGGGTCTATCTCAATCAAAACAAATAAACGTTTTTTATCAGGCAAAGACTGCAAAATAAAATCAACATAAAAGTCATCTGAATGGCTGTCTGTGTCTATGTATTCTAAATTCAAACCTTGTTGCTCTAACAGCTTTAGTAAAGGATGTCTGAAATAAGTAGGAAAATCAGGCTTAGCATAAATGACCAATAAAGTTGCAGCACATTCGTTTTTCATACCTATCTTTGTAACATGAACGTGAATAAAATTATCATCACTTTGCTGATTGTAGCCTTACTATCTGCTTGTAAAGGTAGTAAAAAAGACCAAGAGCAAAAAGCCATTCTTAAATTTCAGGAAACGCAGTACAATTTTGGCACAGTCAAAAATGGAGATACCGTACGGCATGTGTACAAGTTCAAAAACGAAGGAAAAGTACCCTTAATCATCAAAGATGCAAAAGTAGCTTGCGATTGTACTATTCCTACTTGGAGTAAAGAACCTATTCCGCCAGGGGGAGAAGGAGAGATAAAAGTAGAATTTCGTTCCAAAGATAAAGTAGGTACGGCTAGAAAAGAAATTAAAATTTATGCTAACACAGAACCTGAAGTACAGTCTATTTTTTTAATAGGGGAGGTTGTACAGTGAATTTTAGAAAATGTTGTAAATGAATTTGACAGCAAATGAAAAATATTGTATGTTTGTAAAACTTTGAAAACCTACCTTAAAAGAACTGTGTTATAGAAAAAACAAGAATCATTATGGGATTATTTGATAAACAATTTGAAAGCGGAGGTTTTATCATCACTAAAATAGATGACGTTTTGAATTGGGCAAGGTTATCTTCATTGTGGCCCATGGGATTCGGTTTAGCTTGCTGTGCCATTGAAATGATGGCAACTATGGCGAGTAATTACGATTTAGACCGATTTGGCGTATTTCCGCGTCCTTCACCACGGCAAAGCGACGTAATGATAGTAGCAGGCACAGTTACCTTCAAAATGGCTGACCGCGTACGCCGCTTATATGAACAAATGCCCGAACCTCGTTATGTAATTTCAATGGGAAGCTGTGCAAACTGCGGCGGACCTTATTGGGAACATGGCTATCATGTAGTCAAAGGTGTAGATAGAATAATCCCTGTGGATGTATATGTGCCAGGCTGTCCTCCTCGCCCCGAAGCCCTAATCGGCGGAATACTCAAATTGCAAGATAAAATACGTAACGAAAGTTTAATGGTTCCCAAAGCTTTAGTGGATTAAAAAACATTCAACATAAATTTAAATTTTTGAACCTATGACTGTACAAGAAATTGCCGATGCTATTGTAGCTAAGTTTGGCGAAGACGCCATTTTAGAAAAAAAATTAGACATTTTACAGCCAGCGCTGTACGTCAATCCTGCAAAGTTAGTGGATATATGTTTCTTTTTGAGGGATACAGAACCTTTTTACTTTGACTACCTTTCGTGTATTAG
Coding sequences within it:
- the nuoB gene encoding NADH-quinone oxidoreductase subunit NuoB — encoded protein: MGLFDKQFESGGFIITKIDDVLNWARLSSLWPMGFGLACCAIEMMATMASNYDLDRFGVFPRPSPRQSDVMIVAGTVTFKMADRVRRLYEQMPEPRYVISMGSCANCGGPYWEHGYHVVKGVDRIIPVDVYVPGCPPRPEALIGGILKLQDKIRNESLMVPKALVD
- a CDS encoding DUF1573 domain-containing protein gives rise to the protein MNVNKIIITLLIVALLSACKGSKKDQEQKAILKFQETQYNFGTVKNGDTVRHVYKFKNEGKVPLIIKDAKVACDCTIPTWSKEPIPPGGEGEIKVEFRSKDKVGTARKEIKIYANTEPEVQSIFLIGEVVQ